The Coprococcus phoceensis genomic sequence AGTTATATCCAGGAAGAGGCGGACAGTTAGTTCGTTCAGCTGGTAACAGCGCTCAGTTAATGGCTAAAGAAGGAAAATATGCAACATTAAGATTGCCATCAGGCGAAATGAGAATGGTGCCGATCATCTGTAGAGCATCAATCGGTGTTGTAGGTAACGGAGATCACAACCTGATTAACATTGGTAAAGCCGGACGTAAACGTCACATGGGTATCAGACCTACAGTTCGTGGTTCTGTAATGAACCCTAATGACCATCCACACGGTGGTGGTGAAGGTAAGACAGGAATTGGTCGTCCAGGTCCATGTACACCTTGGGGTAAACCAGCACTTGGTCTTAAGACAAGAAAGAAAAACAAACAGTCTAACAAGTTAATCGTTAGAAGAAGAGATGGTAAAGGTATTAAATAAATCAGTTTACAAGGAGGTTAGAACCTATGGCTCGCTCACTTAAAAAAGGACCATTCGCGGATGAAAGCTTACTGAAAAAAGTAAAAGCTATGAACGAAGCAGGTGACAAATCAGTTATCAAAACTTGGTCACGTCGTTCTACTATTTTCCCACAAATGGTTGGACATACAATCGCAGTTCATGACGGAAGAAAACATGTACCTGTATATGTAACAGAAGATATGGTTGGACACAAACTTGGAGAGTTTGTTGCAACAAGAACATACAGAGGACATGGAAAAGACGAAAAGAAATCAAGAGTTCGTTAATTAATCGTAATTTGAAAGGAGGGTTCATCCATGGCAAAAGGACATAGATCCCAGATCAAAAGAGAGAGAAATGCAAATAAGGACACTAGACCATCAGCTAAGTTATCTTACGCTAGAGTTTCTGTTCAGAAAGCATGTTTCGTATTAGATGCCATCAGAGGTAAGGATGTACAAACAGCACTTGGTATTTTAACATACAATCCAAGATATGCTTCTAGCTTAATAAAGAAATTATTAGAATCAGCAATCGCAAACGCTGAGAACAACAACGGTATGAATGTTGAGAACCTTTACATTGAAGAATGTTACGCAAACAAGGGACCAACAATGAAGAGAATTAAACCGAGAGCACAGGGTAGAGCTTACAGAATCGAAAAGAGAATGAGCCACATTACTTTAGTGCTGAATGAAAGATAAGGAGGGCAATAATGGGACAGAAAGTTAATCCTCATGGCTTGAGAGTCGGTGTTATCAAAGATTGGGACTCTAAATGGTATGCAGAAGATAAATTTGCAGATTATTTAGTAGAAGATCATAAAATCAGAACATTTCTGAAAAAGAAATTATACAGCGCAGGAGTTTCTAAGATTGAGATCGAAAGAGCTTCTGACCGTGTAAAAATCATCATCTACACAGCAAAACCGGGTGTTGTAATCGGTAAAGGTGGAGCTGAGATTGAAAAAGTGAAAAAAGAACTTCAACAGTTCACAGATAAAAAATTAGTTGTTGATATCAAAGAAATCAAAAGACCGGATAAAGATGCTCAGTTAGTAGCTGAAAACATCGCATTACAGTTAGAGAACCGTATCTCATTCAGACGTGCTATGAAATCTTGCATGTCAAGAACAATGAAATCCGGAGCACTTGGTATCAAAACAGCAGTATCAGGTCGTTTAGGTGGAGCTGATATGGCTCGTACAGAGTTTTACAGCGAAGGAACTATTCCACTTCAGACACTTAGAGCTGATATTGATTATGGATTCGCTGAAGCAGACACAACTTACGGTAAAGTAGGTGTGAAAGTTTGGATTTATAAAGGCGAAGTTCTTCCAACGAAAGCAACTAAGGAAGGGAGCGATAAATAATTATGTTAATGCCTAAAAGAGTAAAACGTCGTAAACAATTCCGTGGTTCTATGAAAGGAAAAGCTTTACGTGGAAATAAAATCACAAATGGTGAATATGGTATTGTTGCAATGGAACCATGCTGGATCCGTTCAAACCAGATTGAAGCTGCCCGTATCGCGATGACACGTTACATCAAACGTGGTGGTAAAGTTTGGATTAAAATATTCCCTGACAAACCTGTAACTACGAAACCAGCTGAAACACGTATGGGTTCTGGTAAAGGAACTCTTGAATACTGGGTAGCAGTTGTAAAACCAGGACGTGTAATGTTTGAACTTTCAGGAGTACCTGAAGAAGTAGCTCGTGAAGCATTACGTCTTGCTATGCACAAATTACCTTGTAAATGTAAGATCGTTTCTCGCGAAGATTTAGAAGGCGGTGATAACAGTGAAAATTAATACATTTGTAAAAGATTTAAAAGGAAAATCAGTTGCAGAATTAAACGAAGAATTAGTAGCTGCTAAAAAGGAACTTTTTAACTTAAGATTCCAAAACGCAACAAATCAATTAGAAAACACAAGCAGAATTAAAGAAGTAAGAAAAAACATTGCTAGAATTCAGACAGTTATTACAGAAGCTTCTAAAGCTGAATAATAATTAAGATTGTGTTGAAAATTGTGAAAGGAGCAAAACTGTGGAAAGAAATTTAAGAAAAACACGTGTTGGTAAAGTTATCAGCAACAAAATGGATAAAACTATTGTAGTTGCAGTTGAAGATCACGTAAAACACCCTCTTT encodes the following:
- the rpsS gene encoding 30S ribosomal protein S19; translated protein: MARSLKKGPFADESLLKKVKAMNEAGDKSVIKTWSRRSTIFPQMVGHTIAVHDGRKHVPVYVTEDMVGHKLGEFVATRTYRGHGKDEKKSRVR
- the rplV gene encoding 50S ribosomal protein L22 translates to MAKGHRSQIKRERNANKDTRPSAKLSYARVSVQKACFVLDAIRGKDVQTALGILTYNPRYASSLIKKLLESAIANAENNNGMNVENLYIEECYANKGPTMKRIKPRAQGRAYRIEKRMSHITLVLNER
- the rpsC gene encoding 30S ribosomal protein S3 gives rise to the protein MGQKVNPHGLRVGVIKDWDSKWYAEDKFADYLVEDHKIRTFLKKKLYSAGVSKIEIERASDRVKIIIYTAKPGVVIGKGGAEIEKVKKELQQFTDKKLVVDIKEIKRPDKDAQLVAENIALQLENRISFRRAMKSCMSRTMKSGALGIKTAVSGRLGGADMARTEFYSEGTIPLQTLRADIDYGFAEADTTYGKVGVKVWIYKGEVLPTKATKEGSDK
- the rplP gene encoding 50S ribosomal protein L16 — encoded protein: MLMPKRVKRRKQFRGSMKGKALRGNKITNGEYGIVAMEPCWIRSNQIEAARIAMTRYIKRGGKVWIKIFPDKPVTTKPAETRMGSGKGTLEYWVAVVKPGRVMFELSGVPEEVAREALRLAMHKLPCKCKIVSREDLEGGDNSEN
- the rpmC gene encoding 50S ribosomal protein L29; this encodes MKINTFVKDLKGKSVAELNEELVAAKKELFNLRFQNATNQLENTSRIKEVRKNIARIQTVITEASKAE